From a single Collibacillus ludicampi genomic region:
- a CDS encoding Lrp/AsnC family transcriptional regulator has translation MDKKRKLEILHLLHENSRLSVETIADMLGEDPQEVAQAIAEMERDHVILRYSAVVNWDKVESQRVTAVIDVKVTPQREVGFDAIAERIYRFPEVSAVYLMSGSFDLQVIVEGRHIKEVAQFVSQKLSTIEHVNSTTTHFLLKTYKSDGVIFDDQEGDQRLVISP, from the coding sequence ATGGACAAAAAACGCAAACTTGAGATTCTGCATCTTTTGCATGAAAATTCCCGCCTGTCTGTGGAAACGATCGCGGATATGTTGGGGGAAGACCCACAAGAGGTTGCCCAGGCGATCGCCGAGATGGAACGGGATCATGTGATACTCCGTTATTCGGCCGTGGTGAATTGGGATAAGGTAGAATCCCAACGGGTCACTGCGGTCATCGATGTAAAAGTAACCCCCCAACGAGAGGTCGGTTTTGACGCGATTGCCGAACGAATCTACCGCTTTCCGGAAGTATCCGCTGTATACTTGATGTCGGGAAGTTTTGATCTGCAAGTGATTGTGGAAGGCCGTCATATTAAAGAGGTGGCACAGTTCGTCTCGCAAAAATTATCGACGATTGAACATGTGAATTCGACCACAACCCACTTTTTGTTAAAAACATACAAGTCTGACGGGGTTATTTTTGACGATCAAGAAGGCGATCAACGGCTGGTGATTTCACCGTGA